The Spirosoma sp. SC4-14 DNA window AAACCACACAGATGAATATGGTGGGCGATATGGCTCGTTTTCAGCAGTTTCAGGCGGGTGTATCGCTCGAAAAAGCCGCCGAAGAAGGAGGAGCCGGTAGTGCCGCCATACTGATGGGCGGTCTGGGTAATTTTATGGGTGGCGCCAGTGCCCAAAACGCTCAACAACCTACTGGCGACGATAAGGCAAAAACGATGGAACTTCTGAAACAATTAGCCGATCTGAAAACTGCGGGCGTATTAACAGAAGAAGAATTTGCGGCCAAAAAAGCTGAACTGCTGGCTAAAATCTGACAAATGAGTACGCCTATAAGGTTTCTAAAACCTTATAGGCGTACTCTAAACGAACTATAGTCTGATTTAAGAAAGCAGATTCTATAAGTTACAGAGACCCTGTTCCATACTGAATTTCTTGGTAGCTCTGTAGGCAATAATCCCAATCCTGTAAACCGAATCCCGTAATCCCTCTTTCCTCTGCATGCTATCGACCGATTTATTTCGGGTGCCCTGTCCAACCTGCGGATCACAAATGCGGTTTTCTCCCGAAAAACAGCAACTGAGTTGTGATCATTGTGGTAATACGCAAGCCATTCCGTTTACAAAAAATAAGCTGGAAGAACGGCCCCTACATGGCTATCAGGTCGAAAATCAACAGCTTCCTAATGCGCCAATGGAAGAAAAACGTGTGTTTGAGTGCCCTAATTGCGGTGCCCGAACAACCGTAAATGCCGATCTGCCTACGATTACCTGCGCTTTTTGTGGCACAAAGAATGTTAACCCGGAAGCCAAAAATACTCGTTTGATTGAACCTGCCGGTGTGTTACCCTTTCGAATTTCGCGCGAGCAGGCAATCGAACGATTCAAAAGTTGGGTTGGCGACGATTTGCTGGCACCGTCCGATTTGAAAGCCGGAGCCCGACCCGATAACTTTCGGGGTATTTATATTCCCTTCTGGACGTTTGACGCACAGGCTTATTCGAATTGGCAGGGCGAGGCTGGCTTTTACTACAACGTGACTATTCAGGTCCCCGACGGTAAAGGAGGAACAATGAACCAGCAGGAACAGCGTGTTCGGTGGGAGCCCAGAAGCGGCTCGCATAGTAGCTTTTACGACGATATTTTAATTATGGCGTCGAAACAACTGGCAGGGCAGGAGGGGACTGTAGCTGAAGCCAGTAGTTATAACCTGACCGATGTTGTCGATTATGACCCGCGCTTTCTGTTAGGCTGGGATGCTGAAGTGTACAGCATCGATTTGTCCGATAGTGCCCGCCGGGCCGAATCCACCATTCGTGCCCGCGAAGAGAATGCCTGTGCGTCGGAACTGGGTGGAAATGTACAGCGTGGCCTTCGGGTTTCAACGCAATTGAGCAATCAGACGTTCAAGCATATTCTGCTCCCCCTGTGGATTTGCGCTTATGTGTACAATGGGAAAGCTTACCAGTTTCTGGTTAATGGACAAACCGGACGAATTGCGGGCGAACGGCCAAAATCGGCCTGGAAAATTGCCCTGCTTGTGATTGGTTTTATATTACTGGTTCTGTTTTTCTACGCAATAAGTAAAAAGTAAATCCGGCATTGGTGTCAATCGCTATTGAGCAATGGGCCATATTTTCCATAATTGTTAATCAATGCCTAATTTTTAATCGCTGATTTTAGTTGCTGAAAGCCACAAACCTAACTAAACTATACGGTTCGCAGACGGCCGTTCATCGTGTTTCGCTGCAACTGCCTCCCGGACGTATTATGGCGCTGGTTGGAGCCAGCGGATCGGGTAAAAGTACGCTGCTGAGTATGCTGGCTGGCTTGACTGACGCCAATGAGGGAGAAATAAGGCTCCACGATGAACGGATTGCTGGTCCATCGGAAGTGCTTATTCCAGGGCACGACGACATCCGATTGGTTCATCAGGAATATCAGCTAATGCCTAATGTATCTGTTCGGGAGAACATTGCCTATGCGCTTCGGTTTTTTGAGAAAACCTATCGCGAATTTCGGGTAAACGAGCTCCTTACTCTGTGCCGTTTAACCGAGGTGCAGGACCGACTCCCACGTCAGGTGTCGGGTGGCGAAAAACAGCGAACCGCTATTGCGCGCGCTATTGCCGATAAGCCAGCTATTTTGCTACTCGATGAGCCCTTTAGTCATCTGGATTTACCAAACCGGCTGATGGTTCGCGATCTTTTGTTCGATCTGGTTCGTCAGGAACGTACAGCCTGCCTGTTTGTAACCCACGATGCCACGGATGCCTTATCCATTGCCAATACACTCGGTATTCTTCGCGATGGACGGCTGATTCAACTGGGCGACCCTAAACAAGTGTATCGGTATCCTGCAACAGCGTATGCTGCCCGAATGACTGGTCTCGTCAATATATTTAAAGCCAAACACCTGCCTGTCGTAGGCTTACCCGAGACCGACAATCCCGAACGGCTGATCTGTCTGCGTCCCGAGCAGATAAGGCTGAATGAAACAGGGGCTCCCGGAAAAATCAGGGCGCTTTTTTTTAAGGGAAGCCACGTTGAGGTTGAAGTCGAAATGTCACGCTATGTTTGTTTGCGAATGCTATCTGT harbors:
- a CDS encoding ABC transporter ATP-binding protein, which codes for MLKATNLTKLYGSQTAVHRVSLQLPPGRIMALVGASGSGKSTLLSMLAGLTDANEGEIRLHDERIAGPSEVLIPGHDDIRLVHQEYQLMPNVSVRENIAYALRFFEKTYREFRVNELLTLCRLTEVQDRLPRQVSGGEKQRTAIARAIADKPAILLLDEPFSHLDLPNRLMVRDLLFDLVRQERTACLFVTHDATDALSIANTLGILRDGRLIQLGDPKQVYRYPATAYAARMTGLVNIFKAKHLPVVGLPETDNPERLICLRPEQIRLNETGAPGKIRALFFKGSHVEVEVEMSRYVCLRMLSVQDNLQIGQQVTIVIADQALHSLQH